The sequence AAGGATAAGGGCCTAGCAACTTTACCTTGAAATTAAGTGCtaaaaaacagaataataaaatcTTATAATGTATATGCATGAAGGCTATAAATGTCAGTTTCCCTTCCAATTTCATCGGAGATGCTCATcaaaacgtcagtcgggcaaggCAGATCTTCACCTTGGTGTCCAACCCATCCACAGTTGTAACTTcactagtaaacagcttaaatgcATGGGCCTAGGCAGGACTTAATTTACCGTCCTTGTGGAAGCTTAGCTAACGTATTTTTGCTATACTTGATGGGAGGcttgtatatatacacgtgcatacgCCTttaaaaatatgcacacacatccAGCATATTTTAAAAAGAATCAAAGTGAAGAAAATATACAGATATAATTTATTGGATTCAGccgaaaaaaaacatttatataagtactaatatatatgttatatacatacatatacaaaaataaaagcacacaaacacacacacatacatacatacatatacacacacatatatatatatatatatatatatatatatatatatatatatatatatatatatatacgagggggaCCCAAAAGTAACCAGAATAGTTTTCTGTTTGACAAGCCCGTAATAGTTCAGGCTTCCGCCGCTAGATGCTACCTGGGGCAACCCCCAGGCATCAGTGTGTTAACTGGCATCATCGTGGCACGACACATAGCTTCACGGTTAACATATGTTTTGAAGTGCCTCACgcctttttgtctatttttacgaTGACTGAAAGGAAGGAGCAGCGTGCTGCCACGaaattctgttttttgctggtGAAAACGGCAGCCGAAACAGTTGCTATGCTTCAAACAGCGTACAAAGATGTTGTCATGCGTAAAACACAAGTTTTTGAGTGGTTTGAACGCTTTAAGAGTGGTCAAATGTCACTGGAAGACCAGCCTCGTTCAGGACCTTCAAGCTCTCGAACGGATGAAAACATCATGAAAATTCATGAACTGATCTTGGAAGACCTTCGCAGAACAATTGATGAACTTGCTGATTTAAGTGGTGTGTCCTGGAGCTCATGCCAACGAATTTTGAACGACGAATTGGAAATTAAAAGAGTTGCAGCAAAAATGGTGCCTCGCTTGCTCATGGACGGTCAAAAGCAGTCACGAATGGATGCCTGTCGTGAACTGAAAGAACACTTGGAAGTTGATCCAGACCTTTTTTCGAAGGTCATCACTGGTGACGAAAGCTGGTGCTACGGCTAGGACCCAGAAACAAAGTTGCAATCAAGTCAGTGGAAGCATCCAACGTCACCACGTCCCAAAAAAGCGTGTCAAGTGAAGTCTAGTGTCAAGACGATGCTGATTTGTTTCTTCGATGTGAAAGGAATTGTTCACAAAGAATTCGTTCCTACAGGTCATACTGTTAACCAGACGCTTTACTTGGCAGTGCTGAAGCGTTTGCAAGATTCGTGAGACGGAAACGCCCCGACCTGTGGCAAAGGGGAGGGTGGTGGCTTCATCACGACAATGCACCAGTGCACAcagccttgagtgtgagacagtttctggcCAAGAATGGCATGGCcttacttacccaccctccctattcacccgatcttgctccctgtgacttttttttgttcCCCAAATGAAGAAAGTCCTCAAAGGAAAACGTTTTGCAGACGTCGAAGAGGTTAAGAAGAAAACGACGGAGTCATTGAAAAAAATAACTTCACAAGAGTTCCAAAACTGCTTTCAACAGTGGAAAACACGTCTGGACCAGTGCATTGCTTCAAATGGAGAGTACTTCTAAGGTGATAAGACTATAAACATGTAATTATAGGTGGATAAAATTCTATGACACAATTCTGGTTACTTTTGGGTcccccctcatatatatatatatatatatatatatatatatatatatatatatatatatatatatatatatatatatatatatatatatatatatacatacacacaaacacgtgtgtatatatatatatatatatatatatatatatatatatatatatatatatatatatatatatatacatgtgtatgtatatatatatacgaaatatataataaaatgtatataaacatgtttGTTTTATCAACTGAATCTAATCaactatatgtatttatactatttTCAGTTCGGTTCTTTATAAAATATGCTTGATGTTTCTAGAAATACACACGAGTAGACTTAATTCGTACCCATCCAATGAGAGATTTTCTTTGCTTTCTTGTCATAATATTGCAATTTTTGTTAGCATTTCTGAAAGTATTTTCCGAGACACCTCACCCCACGCACCTCCATCACATCCTCTAAGCATGCAAAATATATCATCCGTTGTTATTGTCAAGAACGAATTCCTCTCCTTCTCTTAGCGGGACTTAATGCCTTCATCATTATGGGGCTTATCCTAATCCCTCAATGGACTTCCAATGTATTTCattaccttctcagggaaggtaaAATACTTCTAATCCACTTAGGATGTGATCCAATCAGAATAGGCAAGGATAATCACCTTCGAAAGGGGGATTGGTTCATATTTCATTAGCCCAATCCGTATGCCCGGAATGGAGAAGGGACAGAAATAACGAGATGGGAggcaaagaaaagtaaaaaatattcatgCTATAAGTCTGAGCCCAATTTACAGCTATGTGTGTCTTTAAATATATGTAAGCTACTTATTCTCACGTTTCGTGAAGTTAATAAGCAAGCATacagtgtgagtatatatatatatatatatatatatatatatatatatatatatatatatatatatatatatatatatatatatatatatatatatatatatatatatatatacatacatacatacatacatatatatatacacatagaatagagatacatatatttacacataatacatatacatataaaacatatatacatacattgcatatatatatatatatatatatatatatattatatatatatatatatatatatacacacatttgaccAAACTGCAAAGTAGAGCTTATCATCTCCCCCAAGGATCAGGAGACTGCCAGCCTGCTACAGAGAGAAGCCTCCCTGCCACTCGCCTTACTCACCCCCTGCAGCAACATCACCAGAGTTGAACAAACCAAGAACAAGTATGATACACCAACCAGCAAGATCATCGCCACTTTCATAAGACCAATCCCACCTTCATTTGATCT comes from Palaemon carinicauda isolate YSFRI2023 chromosome 19, ASM3689809v2, whole genome shotgun sequence and encodes:
- the LOC137659177 gene encoding protein GVQW3-like, whose protein sequence is MTERKEQRAATKFCFLLVKTAAETVAMLQTAYKDVVMRKTQVFEWFERFKSGQMSLEDQPRSGPSSSRTDENIMKIHELILEDLRRTIDELADLSGVSWSSCQRILNDELEIKRVAAKMVPRLLMDGQKQSRMDACRELKEHLEVDPDLFSKVITGDESWCYG